Below is a genomic region from Citrobacter telavivensis.
AACGTCGGGAGCGAGTTGGCCGATACGCTCGGCCCAGATTGGGTGATTGACGTCATCGGGAGCATAGACCGGGATCCCCGCGTCAGCTGCCAGGCGAGAAACGGAGCCAAAAAACGCGTTTTCTCCCGGATTATCCGCATGCGTAAAAATGGCGGCAATTTCATAGCCGGCGTCGAGCACGGCCTGAACGCCCAAACACCCCATATCGTGATACGCGAAGACAACGGCTTTCATTGTTGGTTTTCCTTAGTAGAGTGCAGACTTTCCGGACGAATAACTTGCTGGACGAAATAGCGGGGACGGGCGCGTACATCGTTGTAAATCCGACCGATATATTCGCCGAGTAAACCCATGCCGATGAACTGCGCGCCAATAAAGGTAAACAGAACGGCAAACAGCATGAAAACCCCTTCTGCCGCCCATTGGGGGCCCAGCGTCAGGCGGAGGATGACGAGGAGTATCGACAGGGTAAATCCGGTGACGGCAATGACGCTGCCGAGCAGGCTCAGCATGCGCAGAGGCGTTGTCGTCAGGCAGGTCACCAGGTCGTACATCAGGTTAATCAGCCGCATAAAGCTGTATTTGGAGTCGCCAAATTCACGTTCAGCGTGATGAACGGGGATCTCCGTGGCGCGTCGGGCAAAGATATTCGCCAGAATCGGGATAAACGTGCTGCGTTCATGGCAATGCAGCATGGCATCAATAATGTGACGGCGATAAGCGCGAAGCATGCAGCCGTAGTCGCCCATCGCTTTGCCCGTGGTTCTCTGAATCAGATGGTTGATCATCTTCGAGGCTGTCTTGCGAAACAGACTGTCCTGACGATTCTGGCGCACGGTGCCGACCACGTCATACCCTTCGTCGGCTTTTGCCACCAGGCGAGGGATCTCTTCCGGTGGGTTTTGCAGATCGGCATCAAGCGTAATAATCAGGTCGCCGGTGACGTGACTGAATCCTGCCATGATGGCGGAATGCTGCCCGTAGTTGCGGTTCAGCAAAATCGAAACAACGTGGCTGCCTTCGGCTTCTGACGCGTCAATCAACAACTGTGCGGAGTTGTCGCTGCTGCCGTCATCAATCAACAGGATCTCATAATCTTTTCCCAGACTCTCGCAGGCTGCGGTGGTTCGCCTGAGCAGTTCCGGCAGGCTTTCCTGTTCGTTGTAGACAGGGATCACCACCGATACTTTCGTTATCGGGAGGGCTTCAAACATGGCTATTTTCCTGCAATCTGGCGAAGCGCGGTAATGACGCGAGCGGTATCCGCCGGGGTCATATCGGGAAACAGCGGTAGCGAGCAGATACGCGCACTGTTCCATTCGGTATTGGGGAGCGACAGGGTGTTAAAGCGTTCGCGGTAATATTTCTGCGTGTGTGCCGCGCGGAAATGCAAACCTGTACCGATCCCCTGGGCTTTAAGTGCCTCCATCAGCGCGTCGCGACTGATGCCGCACCGATCTTCGTCGGTACGAATAATAAACAGATGCCAGGCATGCACGTGGGGCCACGGCGGCAGACTCAGCGGCTGAAACGGGAGATCGGCCAGCGCGTGTTGGTACTCCAGGGCGATGACTGCCCGACGATGGTTGAGCGTCTCAAGCTTCTCTAACTGAACCAGGGCCATCGCCGCGTTAATGTCGGTCAGATTGTATTTATAGCCTGGCGTCAGGACCTCCGCCTGGGGCGCACGACCCCAGGTCTGGCGATCGAAGGCATCAACGCCGAGTCCGTGAAACTTCAGGTTGCGTAGCTGCCTGGCGAGTGACTCATCGTCGGTGACGATGAGTCCCCCTTCTGCACAAGTGACATTCTTGATGGCGTGAAAGGAGAAAATCGCGGTGCCCCGAGCGCCGACGTGGCGACCCTGATAATAAGTGCCGACCGCGTGGGCGGCATCTTCGATAACCGCAATACCGTGGCGTTCCGCGAGGGCGTAAATAGCATCCAGATCGGCCGGTGCGCCGGCGTAATGGACGGGAATGATGGCTTTCGTGCGCGGGGTGATGGCAGCTTCAATGTGTTCAGCGGTGACCATCAGCGTGTCGCGGTCGACATCCACCATGACCGGGGTTGCCCCCAGCAGCACAATCATGTTCAGTGTGGAAACCCAGGTCATTGACGGGGTGATGACTTCATCACCGGCACCGATTCCCAGCGCCATGAGGGCGATATGCATACCTGCCGTGGCAGAACTCACGGCAATGGCGTGTTGGTTTCCCGTCAACTGGCAGAAAGCCTCTTCCAGTTGCTGATTTTTCGGGCCAGTGGTAATCCATCCAGAATCGAGAACCGCTTTGATAGCGGCAAGTTCTTCCGTACCTACCGCCGGGCGAGAGAAAGGCAGAAAATCAGACATTATATTTCCTTCAGCCATTTGGATACTGCGAGCCTTTTATTTATTGCGTCATAAACAGGAGGCTAAATGAGGATTATCCAGTCAGACCTAAATAGTAGTATATGAATATTAAATTAACCTTAAGAACTTAACGTTATGGAAATATATGCTTTTTTACCCACGTTGCATTTGCAATGGCCGTGGCTTTCGGGCATTTTCCCCACATAAACGATCGTGCCTTTCATTAAGCAGTACGCTGCAAGGTTATATTTCTGTTTGCCGGTATCAAGTGGAGTTTAATGTGTTTGTAGTATCCCAATATTTTGTTAAATACAAAAAATATACCGTTGTTCTGCTATCGGCACTGGCGATCATGGTGGGGCTGGGCAGCCATTTCGCCTGGAGCAGCAACGGTCTACCGAGAATCGATTCCCGTACCCTGGCGGTACTGGCAAAACAGCATCCGGTAGTGGTGCTGTTTCGCCATGCTGAGCGCTGTGACCGGTCAGACAATACCTGTCTGTCGGATAAAACCGGCATCACTGAGCATGGGGCGATGCAGGCTCGCGCGCTGGGCGCCTCGTTTAGCAAAGAGATTAAAGACTACGATCTGTATGCCAGCGATACGGTGCGCACTGTTCAGTCAGCAACCTGGTTTGCTGCGGATAAAAAATTGACGGTGGATAAAGGCATGCATGCCTGTGGCCGGGGAACCGGGCAGGCCATTGAGCGTTTAGCAAATAAGTCGGAAAATAAAGACGTGGTTATTTTTACTCATAATCATTGCCTGACCTATCTGGCAAAAAATATGCGTGGCGTAAAATTGACACCGGATTATCTGGACGGTCTGGTGATGCATGTCGATAAGGGAAAACTGTATCTTGACGGTAAACTGGTCTCACCTTAACCAACATTATGAATAAAAGATGACAGCCGCAACAGCTGTCATCAGAGATTATAATAACCCTTTCAGTGTTAAGGTTTTCACTGTCGCAACGTTCAGATCGTATTGAGGTAAATCTTCCGGCTTGACCCAGGCAAACGCCTGAAATTCTTCATTGATATGCACTTCGCGATTGGCGGCGGTGCAGTCAAAAATCAGGTAAATCATATAGATCTCTTCCTGACTGCCATCGGGGTAGGTTTTCGTACGGATATCGTCACTGAAGGTCCAGGGTTTGATGTCAGTCAGAACCAGCGCACTGCCCAGTTCTTCGCGAATCTCACGGCGCAGGGCCTCTTCAATACGTTCTCCTGGCTCAACGCCACCGCCAGACAGCGCCCATTGACCCGGGAAAACTCCCCGATCGTTAGCCATCTGGCACAGGAGATAACTTCCTGCATTCTGTATTAAGGGGCAAACAATAGTCCTTTGACGCACGGTAATGTTCCTTGAAGCAGAGGTAGAGTTAGCAGGGAAAAGTTTATCCCCTGGCAACATCAGATAACATGTTTATTTTCCATTCACATGAGAAATGTACTGTAAGGGAAAGCGATAAATAAGAAATGGTTCCCGGACTCTCTCCGGGTCGATAAAAGGAATTAACGGCTCTCTTCTTCCTGCGTACCGGTATTATTTGGTTACAAAACGTTGAGCGATCGCTTTTTTAGCTCATTGATTCCTTTGGCGTTGGCAGTACAATCCCGCAGCTTTGGGAAACTTTATGTATTTGCTTGCTGGAAAGGGTAAAAATGAAGAAAAGCGTATTATTTGGAATAGCTGGAATGCTGTTCGTTTCTGCTTCTGCGAGTGCCATGAGCATCAGCGGTCAGGCGGGTAAAGAATATACCAACATTGGCGTCGGGTTTGGCACGGAGTCTACCGGACTGGCCTTGAGCGGTAACTGGATGCATAGCGATGACGACGGCGACGCTGCGGGGCTGGGATTGGGTATGAATATTCCACTCGGCCCGATGCTGGCGACCGTGGGCGGCAAAGGGGTCTATACCAGCCCGAACGACAGTGATGAAGGCTATGCGGCCGCCGTTGGCGGTGGATTACAGTGGCCGATAGGCGACAGCGTCCGCCTGTTCGGTGAGTACTACTACTCTCCGGATTCGTTATCCAGCGGTATCCAGAGCTATGAAGAGGCAAATGCCGGCGCGCGCTTGAAGATCATGCGTCCGCTTAGCATTGAAGCGGGTTATCGCTACCTGAATCTGGCGGGTAAAGATGGCAATCGCGATAATGCCATTGCGGACGGCCCATACGTTGGGGTCAACGCCAGCTTCTGACCCCGGTGGCGCGATCTCCTGTCGCGCCACTTTTATTCCCTTCAGGATATTTCTCTGCCACGCCACTTCCCCCTTTGCGTTATAGTATTTTCATCATAAAAGCAGGAGAACACGATGTTAAACGTGGAGATGTTATCCACCGGGGATGAAGTGTTGCACGGGCAAATCGTCGACACGAATGCTGCCTGGCTGGCCGATTTTTTCTTTAATCAGGGATTGCCCTTAACGCGCCGTAATACGGTGGGCGACAACCTCAACGATCTGGTCGCCATTTTGCGCGAGCGGAGTCAGCATGCTGATGTTTTGATCGTCAACGGCGGCCTGGGGCCGACCAGCGACGATCTCAGCGCGCTTGCTGCGGCGACGGCGAAAGGGGAAGGGCTGGTTCTGCACGAGGCCTGGCTTGCCGAGATGGAGCGATTCTTCCGGGAGCGCGGCAGAGTGATGGCGCCCAGCAACCGTAAACAGGCGGAACTGCCCGCCAGCGCCGAATTCATCAATAATCCTGTCGGCACCGCCTGCGGCTTTGCCGTGCAGCTCAATCGTTGTCTGATGTTCTTTACGCCGGGCGTACCGTCAGAATTTAAAGTGATGGTGGAACATGAGATCCTGCCACGTTTGCGCGAGCGTTTCTCTCTCACTGAGCCGCCGCTGTGTCTGCGTCTGACCACTTTTGGCCGTTCGGAAAGCGATCTGGCGCAAAGCCTCGACTCGCTTTCATTACCGGAAGGGGTGACCCTGGGTTATCGCTCATCGATGCCAATTATCGAGCTTAAACTGACCGGACCGTACGCCCAGCGTGAGGCGATGCGCAGCCTGTGGCAGGAGGTCAAGCGCGTTGCCGGGCAAAATCTGATTTTTGAAGGCACCGAAGGACTTCCTTTGCAGATTGCGCGCGAGTTGCAGAAAAGGCAGCTCAGCCTGACGTTGAGTGAGCAGTTCACCGGCGGGCTGGTGGCATTGCAGCTTTCTCGCGCGGGTGCGCCGCTGCTGGCCAGCGAAGTGGTACCTTCGCAGGAAGAGACGCTGGCGCAGACCGCGCACTGGACGTCGGAACGACGCGGTAAACATTACGCCGGACTGGCGCTGGCGATATCCGGGCTGGAAAACGATCACCTGAACTTTGCGCTGGCGACGCCAGATGGGACGTTTGCTCTGCGCGTGCATTTCAGCGTGACCCGTCACAGCCTGCTGGTCCGTCAGGAGGTCTGCGCGATGATGGCGCTTAACATGCTGCGTCGCTGGTTCAACGAACAGGATATTGCCAGCGAGCATGGCTGGATTGACGTGGTTGAATCGCTGACGCTGTAGTTTTTAATCGCCCGATGGCGCTGTGCTTTTCGGGCTGATTCTCTTTCTGTCCAACCCGCTGTACTCCTCGCGAAAAAATCCGTGATTCATCTCGCATTTTTGCACGTTATTTCTCCATTCTGCTGGAAGAAAGACGCGACATGACGCGCTTCACAAATTTACCCGCCATGACCGATCACACTGATTCCAGTATCTCAGACTGGAGTCCAGTATGTTGGAATCAAGCAAAGTCCCGGCGCTCACCCGCGCCATTGATATTCTCAATCTGATTGCGCGGATTGGCCCCTGCAGTGCCGCCACCATCATTGAAACGCTGGGTATTCCCAAAAGCACGGCTTACCTGCTGTTGAGTGAACTGAAGCGTCAGCGGTTTATCAGCGTCGATCATCAGGAGAACTTTTGTCTGTGGACTAAGCTGGTGGAGCTTTCCGGCCATGCGCTCAGCAAAATGGATCTGCGCGAACTGGCGCGTCCGCGCCTGACGAAACTGATGGATGAAACAGGGCTGCTCTGCCATCTGGGGATCATCGATCATGAGAGCGCGTATTACATTCTGAAGGTGGAATCGTCTTCGACCATCAGCGTGCGCTCCCATGAAGGGAAAAGCCTGTCGCTGTATCGCTCTGGCATTGGTAAATGTCTGCTGGCGTGGCAGCCTGCTGCCGTGCGCAACGCTATCATTGAGCAACTGGTGTGGGAGCAGGCGACCCCCACCACGATCACTCAACCTCAGCAACTCAGAGACGAACTGGAACGCATCCGCCAGCGCGGCTGGAGCTTTGATAACGGAGAAGATTATCCGGATGTGCGCTGCGTCGCCGCCCCCATTTTTAATGCCAATAACGAACCCGCCGCCGCCATTTCGGTGGTCGGCACCCGTTTAGAAATCAACGAAGAGAATCGTGATTATCTTGCTGGCAAAGCCATTGCCTGCGCGAAGGATATTTCACGTCTATTGGGATGGAAAAGTCCCTTCGATTCACTCGCATCATAATAATGGAGAACATCATGACCCTACCCAAAATTAAACATGTCCGCGCCTGGTTTACCGGTGGAGCAACGGCAGAAAAAGGAGCCGGCGGCGGCGATTATCATGACCAGGGCGCTAACCACTGGATTGACGATCACATCGCCACGCCGATGAGTAAATATCGTGAGTACGAACAGTCGCGTCAGTCGTTTGGGATTAACGTGCTGGGTACGCTGATTGTTGAAGTTGAAGCCGAAAACGGACAGACGGGCTTTGCGGTCTCCACGGCAGGAGAGATGGGCTGCTTTATCGTTGAAAAACATCTCAACCGTTTTATCGAAGGGAAATGCGTCAGCGATATCAAACTCATTCACGATCAGATGCTCGGTGCGACCATGTATTACTCGGGATCCGGCGGTCTGGTGATGAACACCATCTCTTGCGTTGATTTGGCGCTGTGGGATCTGTTTGGCAAGGTGGTGGGCCTGCCGGTTTACAAACTGCTGGGCGGCGCGGTGCGCGATGAAATTCAGTTCTATGCCACCGGCGCGCGTCCTGACCTGGCAAAAGAGATGGGCTTCATTGGCGGCAAAATGCCGACTCATTGGGGACCGCACGATGGCGACGCGGGGATCCGCAAAGATGCCGCCATGGTAGCGGAAATGCGTGAGAAGTGCGGCCCGGATTTCTGGCTGATGCTGGACTGCTGGATGAGTCAGGACGTGAATTACGCCACGAAACTGGCCCACGCCTGCGCGCCATCTAACCTGAAGTGGATTGAAGAGTGTTTGCCGCCGCAGCAGTACGAAGGCTATCGCGAACTGAAACGCAATGCGCCAGCTGGAATGATGGTCACCAGCGGCGAGCACCACGGCACGCTGCAGTCCTTCCGCACGCTGGCGGAAACTGGAATCGATATCATGCAGCCGGATGTCGGCTGGTGCGGCGGCCTGACCACGCTGGTCGAGATTGCTGCGATTGCGAAATCGCGTGGACAACTGGTCGTACCGCACGGCTCGTCGGTCTATTCGCACCATGCGGTGATTACTTTCACCAACACGCCGTTCAGTGAGTTCTTGATGACCAGTCCGGACTGCTCAACGATGCGTCCGCAGTTTGACCCGATTCTGCTTGATGAGCCGGTACCGGTGAATGGCCGCATTCATAAGTCCGTGCTGGATAAACCGGGATTTGGCGTCGAGCTTAACCGCGACTGTAACCTGAAACGCCCTTATAGCCACTAATGACCTGTGCGTTGCCGCAGAGACGGCAACGCCCTCATTTCTTTGAGGATCTTGCTATGAGTACCACTCTTCTTGACGGCGTAGTGAAGAAAAACCGCGCACGTTTGATCCCGTTCATGCTGGCACTGTATGTACTGGCGTTTCTGGACCGTTCGAACATTGGCTTTGCCAAAGAGACCTATCAGATTGATACCGGGCTGAGCAATGAGGCCTACGCGCTCGGCGCGGGGATCTTCTTCGTGGTCTACGCCTTTCTCGGCGTGCCCGCTAACCTGCTGATGCGCAAACTGGGGGCCAGAACCTGGATTGGCACCACTACGCTGCTGTGGGGATTCCTCTCCGCCGCGATGGCGTGGGCGGATACCGAGGCGAAATTCCTCATTATCCGTACTCTGCTGGGGGCGGCAGAAGCCGGTTTCTTCCCCGGCATGATCTATCTCACCTCACAATGGTTCCCACAGCGTAACCGCGCCAGCATTATGGGGCTGTTTTACATGGGGGCGCCGCTGGCGTTGACGCTGGGATCGCCGCTGTCCGGCGCACTGTTGGAGATGCACGGCTTTATGGGCTATCCCGGCTGGTTCTGGATGTTCGTTATCGAAGGTTTGCTGGCGGTAGGCGCAGGGATTTTCACCTTCTTCTGGCTGGATGACACCCCACAACAGGCGCGTTTCCTCAGCGTTGAAGAAAAAGCGGCGCTCATTAGCCAACTGGCGAGCGAAGAAGAGAAGAAGACCACGTCAAAACTCTCGGATGCCTTGCGTAACGGACGCGTCTGGCAACTGGCGATTATCTATCTGACGATTCAGGTGGCGGTGTACGGACTGATTTTCTTCCTGCCAACCCAGGTTGCCGCGCTGCTGGGAACCAAAGTGGGCTTCACGGCGTCGGTGGTCACCGCCATTCCGTGGGTTGCCGCACTGTTCGGGACCTGGCTTATCCCTCGCTACTCCGATCGCACTGGCGAACGCCGTAATGTCGCCGCGCTGACGCTGCTGGCTGCGGGGATTGGTATTGGTGTATCCGGCCTGGCATCACCGGTGGTGGCGATTCTGGCGCTTTGCGTGGCAGCGGTGGGTTTCATCGCCGTACAGCCGGTGTTCTGGACAATGCCGACGCAACTGCTTTCCGGCACAGCGCTGGCGGCGGGGATCGGTTTCGTGAACCTGTTTGGCGCGGTAGGCGGGTTTATCGCGCCAATTCTGCGCGTTAAGGCGGAAACGATGTTTGCCAGCGATGCCGCAGGACTGCTGACGCTGGCGGGTGTCGCGATTATCGGCTCATTGATTATCTTCACGCTGAGCGTGAACCGTCCCGCGTCGCAACCGGGTGCTGCGCATCAATAATTTTATCCACGTTGTAAGGATCATTATGAACGGATTGTTAGCAAACCCTTTTAAGGACGCACTCCGCAGAGGGGAAGTACAAATCGGACTGTGGCTGAGTTCGACAACCTCCTACATGGCGGAAATTGCCGCAACGTCGGGTTATGACTGGCTGTTGATCGACGGCGAACACGCGCCGAACACGGTGCAGGATCTCTATCATCAGTTGCAGGCGATTGCTCCCTACGCCAGCCAACCGGTGATCCGCCCGGTCGAAGGCGCTAAGGCGCTGATCAAACAGGTTCTGGATATCGGGGCACAGACGCTGTTGATTCCGATGGTTGATAGCGCAGAGCAGGCACGGCAGGTGGTTGCGGCCACCCGTTACCCGCCCGTTGGCGAGCGCGGCGTCGGGGCTAGCGTGGCGCGAGCGGCGCGCTGGGGGCGTATTGACAACTATATGGCGCAGGCCAATGCGTCACTCTGTTTGCTGGTACAGGTCGAAAGTAAAGCCGCGCTGGAGAATCTGGATGCGATCCTGGACGTGGACGGTATTGACGGTGTGTTTATTGGTCCTGCCGATCTTTCGGCGTCTTTGGGGTATCCGGACAACAGCGGACACCCGGAGGTGCAGCGGATTATCAAAGAGAGTATTCAGCGCATTCGTGCGGCTGGAAAAGCGGCGGGCTTTCTCGCCGTCGATCCGCTCATGGCGCAGAAATGTCTGGCGTGGGGCGCGAATTTTGTCGCCGTCGGCGTTGATACCATGCTGTATACCGAGGCGCTGGACCAGCGGCTGGCAATGTTTAAGCCCGGTCAGACGATGCCGAAACTGAAAAGCAGTTACTAAATCCATAGCCCGGCGGCACTGTGTCACCGGGCTATCTGTCAGGCTTTACGGACTGTTTGCCATGATATCATCGAGTGACAGTCCGGTTATCACCAGTACCTTGTCGCGTTCGATCCCGCTTTTCAGCATCATCCGCGCGATACGTAATGCCTCCTCCCTGGTGCCTTTTTGTAATCCTTCCTGTAGACCCTTTTGTAGTCCTTTCTGCAGCCCCGTGTGGTGGCCTTCCTGCCGAAGCCTTTCTGCAATCGTCATCAATTTCTCCTTGTGATGGGGAACGCGTCTGGCGACCTCATGGATAAAGTCACTGAAGCGGGACGCATCGCCGTACTGCACCAGGTAATTAAACAGCGTATGCAACTGGCTGTCATTAGCGGTACCGGTTATTAAAAGCGAAACCAGTCGGTCAACCAGCCCCATCAAATCACGATCGCGGATGTGTTTTTGCATCAGTTCCAGCAGGGCTATGCGCTTATGCTGCATGATTTCGTCGTCAGAGATGACCGTGATATCGACCAGCGGAAAGGCTTCCGTGTAGAGCCGCCGCGCCAGCTGTGGGTCGTCAAATTCGTCCAGCCAGTTCAGTGAAAAAGGGTATGGGCTTGGTTCGCCATGATAAAACAGCATCGGGATCACCAGCGGCAGGGTTTTATTTCCGCTATCAAG
It encodes:
- the rhmD gene encoding L-rhamnonate dehydratase, yielding MTLPKIKHVRAWFTGGATAEKGAGGGDYHDQGANHWIDDHIATPMSKYREYEQSRQSFGINVLGTLIVEVEAENGQTGFAVSTAGEMGCFIVEKHLNRFIEGKCVSDIKLIHDQMLGATMYYSGSGGLVMNTISCVDLALWDLFGKVVGLPVYKLLGGAVRDEIQFYATGARPDLAKEMGFIGGKMPTHWGPHDGDAGIRKDAAMVAEMREKCGPDFWLMLDCWMSQDVNYATKLAHACAPSNLKWIEECLPPQQYEGYRELKRNAPAGMMVTSGEHHGTLQSFRTLAETGIDIMQPDVGWCGGLTTLVEIAAIAKSRGQLVVPHGSSVYSHHAVITFTNTPFSEFLMTSPDCSTMRPQFDPILLDEPVPVNGRIHKSVLDKPGFGVELNRDCNLKRPYSH
- a CDS encoding nicotinamide mononucleotide deamidase-related protein YfaY; the protein is MLNVEMLSTGDEVLHGQIVDTNAAWLADFFFNQGLPLTRRNTVGDNLNDLVAILRERSQHADVLIVNGGLGPTSDDLSALAAATAKGEGLVLHEAWLAEMERFFRERGRVMAPSNRKQAELPASAEFINNPVGTACGFAVQLNRCLMFFTPGVPSEFKVMVEHEILPRLRERFSLTEPPLCLRLTTFGRSESDLAQSLDSLSLPEGVTLGYRSSMPIIELKLTGPYAQREAMRSLWQEVKRVAGQNLIFEGTEGLPLQIARELQKRQLSLTLSEQFTGGLVALQLSRAGAPLLASEVVPSQEETLAQTAHWTSERRGKHYAGLALAISGLENDHLNFALATPDGTFALRVHFSVTRHSLLVRQEVCAMMALNMLRRWFNEQDIASEHGWIDVVESLTL
- a CDS encoding 2-keto-3-deoxy-L-rhamnonate aldolase, with amino-acid sequence MNGLLANPFKDALRRGEVQIGLWLSSTTSYMAEIAATSGYDWLLIDGEHAPNTVQDLYHQLQAIAPYASQPVIRPVEGAKALIKQVLDIGAQTLLIPMVDSAEQARQVVAATRYPPVGERGVGASVARAARWGRIDNYMAQANASLCLLVQVESKAALENLDAILDVDGIDGVFIGPADLSASLGYPDNSGHPEVQRIIKESIQRIRAAGKAAGFLAVDPLMAQKCLAWGANFVAVGVDTMLYTEALDQRLAMFKPGQTMPKLKSSY
- a CDS encoding MFS transporter, translating into MSTTLLDGVVKKNRARLIPFMLALYVLAFLDRSNIGFAKETYQIDTGLSNEAYALGAGIFFVVYAFLGVPANLLMRKLGARTWIGTTTLLWGFLSAAMAWADTEAKFLIIRTLLGAAEAGFFPGMIYLTSQWFPQRNRASIMGLFYMGAPLALTLGSPLSGALLEMHGFMGYPGWFWMFVIEGLLAVGAGIFTFFWLDDTPQQARFLSVEEKAALISQLASEEEKKTTSKLSDALRNGRVWQLAIIYLTIQVAVYGLIFFLPTQVAALLGTKVGFTASVVTAIPWVAALFGTWLIPRYSDRTGERRNVAALTLLAAGIGIGVSGLASPVVAILALCVAAVGFIAVQPVFWTMPTQLLSGTALAAGIGFVNLFGAVGGFIAPILRVKAETMFASDAAGLLTLAGVAIIGSLIIFTLSVNRPASQPGAAHQ
- the arnC gene encoding undecaprenyl-phosphate 4-deoxy-4-formamido-L-arabinose transferase; protein product: MFEALPITKVSVVIPVYNEQESLPELLRRTTAACESLGKDYEILLIDDGSSDNSAQLLIDASEAEGSHVVSILLNRNYGQHSAIMAGFSHVTGDLIITLDADLQNPPEEIPRLVAKADEGYDVVGTVRQNRQDSLFRKTASKMINHLIQRTTGKAMGDYGCMLRAYRRHIIDAMLHCHERSTFIPILANIFARRATEIPVHHAEREFGDSKYSFMRLINLMYDLVTCLTTTPLRMLSLLGSVIAVTGFTLSILLVILRLTLGPQWAAEGVFMLFAVLFTFIGAQFIGMGLLGEYIGRIYNDVRARPRYFVQQVIRPESLHSTKENQQ
- a CDS encoding lipopolysaccharide core heptose(II)-phosphate phosphatase — protein: MLFYPRCICNGRGFRAFSPHKRSCLSLSSTLQGYISVCRYQVEFNVFVVSQYFVKYKKYTVVLLSALAIMVGLGSHFAWSSNGLPRIDSRTLAVLAKQHPVVVLFRHAERCDRSDNTCLSDKTGITEHGAMQARALGASFSKEIKDYDLYASDTVRTVQSATWFAADKKLTVDKGMHACGRGTGQAIERLANKSENKDVVIFTHNHCLTYLAKNMRGVKLTPDYLDGLVMHVDKGKLYLDGKLVSP
- a CDS encoding Rpn family recombination-promoting nuclease/putative transposase, translating into MAKSTTSTQHDAVFKKMMTHPEIAQDFLKIHLPESLCKLCDLTTLKLESTTFIEDNLRTYYSDVLWSLKTREGEGYIYCVIEHQSTAVPHMAFRLMRYATAAMQHHLDSGNKTLPLVIPMLFYHGEPSPYPFSLNWLDEFDDPQLARRLYTEAFPLVDITVISDDEIMQHKRIALLELMQKHIRDRDLMGLVDRLVSLLITGTANDSQLHTLFNYLVQYGDASRFSDFIHEVARRVPHHKEKLMTIAERLRQEGHHTGLQKGLQKGLQEGLQKGTREEALRIARMMLKSGIERDKVLVITGLSLDDIMANSP
- the arnB gene encoding UDP-4-amino-4-deoxy-L-arabinose aminotransferase; translated protein: MSDFLPFSRPAVGTEELAAIKAVLDSGWITTGPKNQQLEEAFCQLTGNQHAIAVSSATAGMHIALMALGIGAGDEVITPSMTWVSTLNMIVLLGATPVMVDVDRDTLMVTAEHIEAAITPRTKAIIPVHYAGAPADLDAIYALAERHGIAVIEDAAHAVGTYYQGRHVGARGTAIFSFHAIKNVTCAEGGLIVTDDESLARQLRNLKFHGLGVDAFDRQTWGRAPQAEVLTPGYKYNLTDINAAMALVQLEKLETLNHRRAVIALEYQHALADLPFQPLSLPPWPHVHAWHLFIIRTDEDRCGISRDALMEALKAQGIGTGLHFRAAHTQKYYRERFNTLSLPNTEWNSARICSLPLFPDMTPADTARVITALRQIAGK
- the nudI gene encoding nucleoside triphosphatase NudI gives rise to the protein MRQRTIVCPLIQNAGSYLLCQMANDRGVFPGQWALSGGGVEPGERIEEALRREIREELGSALVLTDIKPWTFSDDIRTKTYPDGSQEEIYMIYLIFDCTAANREVHINEEFQAFAWVKPEDLPQYDLNVATVKTLTLKGLL
- a CDS encoding helix-turn-helix domain-containing protein; this translates as MLESSKVPALTRAIDILNLIARIGPCSAATIIETLGIPKSTAYLLLSELKRQRFISVDHQENFCLWTKLVELSGHALSKMDLRELARPRLTKLMDETGLLCHLGIIDHESAYYILKVESSSTISVRSHEGKSLSLYRSGIGKCLLAWQPAAVRNAIIEQLVWEQATPTTITQPQQLRDELERIRQRGWSFDNGEDYPDVRCVAAPIFNANNEPAAAISVVGTRLEINEENRDYLAGKAIACAKDISRLLGWKSPFDSLAS